AAACGACATCAAACTCATGGAGCCAAagctttaagaaaaacaaaaactagtGAGGAGGTCAGTACCATTGATTGGGGGGACCAGGCCCTAGTTATACAGGATTTTTGTGCATCTTCATTGGGTTCATGGTTCTCCTAAGCGTCTGTCCTGAGGTAGAAGTGGTTTTTGCATCCCAGCTCAGCTGCACTGGTCCAGGGGCACCCTGGTTCTCTGAGTGAATATTAAATCTGCTTTATTTGATGTCTGAAGGTGCTTGATGGCAGCAGGTCTGTGTTCTGTTTGAGTGTGGTGTGGAGACTGAAAGACTCTGCTGTTCCAGGCACTGACGGCCCCAGACTGCTGAAATCAGAGAGTGATCAGACTGGAGGTGAAGGCAGGGAGTCCTGTAAACGTTCCTCAGGTTAAAGTCGTCGTCCATCCACTCTGCATGCCAGCGGACCCGTTTTTCTCTGCTAGTGACGTGTTTTCCTATTGACATGCTGCTCATGTCAATGGCGGCCATGCTGACTCAGACCAGAGCTTCCTGAATGATTTCCTCCATTTCCTCCACGTTTGGTTTCTGCTAATGTCCCTGCTGCCATCGTGGACGTGTGCTTTAGTTTTCTTCCTCATGTTTCTGTGTGATGTGTTCGTGTTAATCCTGGTTTTTGATCCTTTGATTTAACAAcagatttttcctttattcTCCTTCAGTGGGCCCAGGGGGGCCGGCTAACCGGCGTGGACGAGGAGGTGGACACCGCGGCAGAGGGCGCTTCAACGTTCGCCGAGACGGACCAATGAAGTTTGAGAAAGACTTTGACTTTGAGAGCGCCAATGCCCAGTTCAACAAGGAGGAGATCGACAGGGAGTTTCAGAGCAAGCTGAAGCTCAAAGGTAGTGTCTGCTCTGGATAATGTTAACAAGaattattgatattattttaCTGTTGTGGAGAACACAAGAGGTCTGACACAGGACCATCACAGTGGTAGGTAAAAGTCTGACACATCAGTCTGTTTATCTCTGGTATGGGAAAGTAGCCAGGTAACAGGAGACAGAGTATTACCAGGTTAAAGAATAGTAGTAATATTACTGTAAATTTGTTAATAAAGACTGAGAGAATATCAGTAATGTTACGGTAATATTGTTAATAAAGACTGAGAGAATATTAGTATTATTACAGTAATATTGTTAATAAAGAGCGGGAGAATATTAGTAATATTAAGGTCATATGTTGAATAAAAACTGAGAGAATATTAGtaatatgtgaccaaagctggtaaaaactcctgcaagtcgtccgtggtcatttttgagttttttacacattatgaaagcgtagattccagGCTTTCTAATGGTGTATCacacaccttaatctgagcatattttacaacgatatgctcatttgaatttcAACTcctagttcctgtttgttcttaGAAAACCAgactcaaagtttcaggacttttcctaccttcaggcaggccaggtaatgggcgtgaacaacagggccacatttacataaagtccacccaaaccaagcttctggatcggactggtgacgctcatcaaaatattcccataggaaatctgccttcatcaaactttcactgtcaaATGATCCTGAAGTcatcccaagtctgttgataattcttgctgcttctttaTTGTCTCTTCTTATTTCTtggctgcagggtgcatcttgaggcttattgataaaggtgataactagaaacagctgtatacGTGCCGACAGGGGTTGGAGTTTGAGACATGCgctgtttgttattgtccatctcaatgggcgaaattgggaacaatggcaggctgagtggccaattatcacccagcagtttcgccttcccctcccctcaatctccccgcAGGAACTACaaaaagagggcatttttaaacacaaaattaatgcttttaaataccacatttgtgttacttttttcatcaaatgagtagtttaaatgtcggacttgcataaaatgagaaaaaaacaaaaaaatgatcattttgaagaaaacagctttgtatccatttttctcaaccaccggaatgTCGACTTTATCTGGCTTTGGTCACATATTACGGAAATATTGTCAATAAAGACTGAGAGAATATCAGTAATATTACGgtaatattattaataaagaCTGAGAGAATATCAGTAATATTACGgtaatattattaataaagaCTGAGAGAATATTAGTAATATTACGGTAGTATCTTGAATAAAAACCGAGAGAATATTAGTAATATTACGGTAACATTGTTAATAAAGACTGAGAGAATATTAGTAATGTTACGGTAATATTGTTGATAAGGACTGAGCGAATATTAGTAACATTACGGAAATATTGTTAATAAAGACAGAGAATATTAGTAATATTACAGTAATATTGGGAATTAAGACTGAGCGAATATTAGTAGCATTACAGAAATATTGTTGATAAAGACTGAGCGAATATTAATAACATTACGGTAacattgttaatgaagactgaGAGAATATTAGTAATATTATAGTAACACTGTTAATAAAGACCAAGATAATATTAGTAATATTACGGTAATATCTTGAAGTAAAAACTGAGAGAATATTAGTAATATTATAGTAATACTGTTAATAAAGACCAAGATAATATTAGTAATATTACGGTAATATCTTGAAGTAAAAACTGAGAGAATATTAGTAATATTACGGTAACATTGTTAATAAAGACTGAGAGAATATTAGTAATATTACGGTAATATTGTGAATAAAGACTGAGAGAATATTAGTAATATTACGGTAATATTGTGAATAAAGACTGAGAGAATATTAGTAATATTACGGTAATATTGTTGATAAGGACTGAGCGAATATTAGTAACATTACGGAAATATTGTTAATAAAGACAGAGAATATTAGCAATATTACAGTAATATTGGGAATTAAGACTGAGCGAATATTAGTAGCATTACGGAAATATTGTTGATAAAGACTGAGCGAATATTAATAACATTACGGTAacattgttaatgaagactgaGAGAATATTAGTAATATTATAGTAACACTGTTAATAAAGACCAAGATAATATTAGTAATATTACAGTAATATCTTGAAGTAAAAACTGAGAGAATATTAGTAATATTATAGTAATACTGTTAATAAAGACCAAGATAATATTAGTAATATTACGGTAATATCTTGAAGTAAAAACTGAGAGAATATTAGTAATATTACGGTAACATTGTTCATAAAGACTGAGAGAATATTAGTAATATTACGGTAATATTGTGAATAAAGACTGAGAGAATATTAGTAATATTACGGTAATATTGTGAATAAAGACTGAGAGAATATTAGTAATATTACAGTAATATTGTGAATAAAGACTGAGAGAATATTAGTAATATTACAGTAATATTGTGAATATAGACTGAGAGAATATTAGTAATATTACGGTAATATTGTGAATAAAGACTGAGAGAATATTAGTAATATTACAGTAATATTGTGAATATAGACTGAGAGAATATTAGTAATATTACGGTAGTATTGTGAATCAAGACTGAGCAAATAATAGTAATATTACGGTAATATTGCCACCTAAAGAAGGCCCTTGTTCTGCCTTCTCCACTCATTTTTGGGGATTTCAGTCATGCTCTATAAAATATTCTCGCTGTGTTCACAGATGAGAAGACGGAGAAGTCTGAGAAGGCGGTGAACGGCGAGGATAAAGGTGACTCTGGCGTTGAGACTCAGAACAGCGAGGGGAACGCCGACGACGAGTGTGACCCACTCGGCCCCAACTGTTACTACGACAAGTCCAAGTCATTCTTCGACAACATCTCCTGTGACGACAGCAGGTAGGAAGCAGCAGCTCTGGAGGTGGATGATGATTGGCTGATAGTTCAGAGGAAGTAGACAGAGAGGACATGCTGACCCGCTGGGCTGATTATTTCTCATTTATTATCTCTGAAGTGATTCATGGGACGCTCCGCAGCCTTCTGCGTCTGCTCGGACAGATAAATAACGGCTCTGATTCTGATTTGTCCTCAGGAAAGCCAACGAGAAGTCTGGAGGAGCAGGATTCCCACGGTGAGTGTCAGACTGGTGAAAGGGAGATTAGATTAAAGGCTGATCTACAGTCGGGACGTCCCAGTTTAGACTCTGATATGACAACCTTATCAGATGCTGTTTGATGCCAGGACATCCACGGGGGAAGTCCTGGCTGTCAGAGGAGTTGGTCTGTATCACACGTATGTAGGGCTGAGATGTGGCCAACATTTTAGAGCAGCTGCAGCTCCTGAATCATTACAGCAGCTTTATAAAATCACTTAAACCgctttaaatcagtgcttcAGAGCCTCTCTCCACCCATCCCTAGCAGTTCCAGCATTTCTGTGCAGTTTAGACCATTTCCAAGGGGTGTTAGGAAATACTGATGAACTGAAATATTGCGATATTTCACAGTGCAatactgtatcgatattttaaaatgcagtattgatattttgttaattattaatttactttgttggtgtGGTAGTTTGGGGTGTAATTTCACCTCCTGACCACTAGTTGGCAGCAAGCAGTTGActccttcctcttctcctctgcttagacAACGAGATCACGCGAGACTTCCGGTCTGAGTGAGGTGGTTGCCTGAGCcagtgcagcttctgctgcattcatagcaGATATGTGGACTAATTTTGGCTTCCAGAACATTAAAGACGGTACAGACTTAGACAGGAGTCAGAACTTAGACAAGATACGCCacgccagagtgaaatactcagacgACATGAAGAACCTGAGAGCTAGACATCGTAACGACAGCAttacagctaacggctaacaCCATAGGAGCCTGCTGAAGCTACTGCTGGGTTTTACTCATGTCACCATAATTACAGTCAATATTTAGTTTaatatttagtttatttgtaaggacctgcTCTGTtgtagtgtcgttaagaatgGCGGCTTCCATAATACGATCAAAACACCGTCCCGTCCCGTCATGTCGTCCTCATGACAGTCCATCGGTCCTCAAAGCTGGACATGAGCATCAGCTAGTCTCTAAGAGTAAAGACGTACAAGCTGATAAACCAGGAAATATAAAAGATCCGAGTACATTTACTCtagattgatttatttttccacttttcttttattttaatttattacaacacatgaaaaaaatccttatcTTCAGATCACACAGAGTTAAAATTCAAGATGATCCAGGAACATTTATTTAGTagtacttaattttttttatttatatacttaacatttaatctgaatacatttttcttattgtacatatttattatatatatttccAGAAATATCGGCACCCCTGTATCAGCAGATTCTTGTCAGTACACACCCCTACCGTCTCCTCTGTGTTAGAGTTTTATTAGACAGAAGGTTCTGAAGCTCTTCAGTCCCAGAACCGTTAGATCAAGACGTGGTCTTAGTCTGGGTCAGTATCATGGCTGAATGTCTCCAGATCTCAGAATATCAGTGggattaaaaactttaaaggttTGACCTCAAAGCAGAAATACCTGGATGTTTAAAGATGATTGTTTTTCTAAACCCCTcctcctggtcctggtcctggtcctgcaGGGAGCGGAGGCAGACCTGGgcggaggagaggaggatgaacGCAGAGACATTCGGCATCCCACTCCGTCAGGGACGAGGCCGTGGTGGTTATCGTGGACGCGGCGGGATGGGCTTCCGTGGAGGGCGGGGTCGCTCAAGCAGCCGAGGGTCCTTCGGGCCGCCACAGGGAGGCAGCGGTTTCAGGGGAGGATACAGAGGAAACCAGGCCGGCCGCGAGTTCGCCGACCTCTCAGCATACAGGGTAAGGGATTATTTAGGGCCTTAACAGGAGCAGGGTTTAGAATTTATGCTACCAGTCTGACCAGTTTACTCCCAGTATAACCAGTTAACGCACAGTGTAACCAGTTAACTCCCAGTATAACCAGTTAAGGCACAGTGTAACCAGTTAACTCCCAGTATAACCAGTTAAGGCACAGTGTAACCAGTTAACTCCCAGTATAACCAGTTAACGCACAGTGTAACCAGTTAACTCCCAGTATAACCAGTTAAGGCACAGTGTAACCAGTTAACTCCCGGTATAACCAGTTAACGCACAGTGTAACCAGTTAACTCCCAGTATAACCAGTTAAGGCACAGTGTAACCAGTTAACTCCCAGTATAACCAGTTAACGCACAGTGTAACCAGTTAACTCCCAGTATAACCCGTTAACGCACAGTGTAACCAGTTAACTCCCAGTATAACCAGTTAACGCACAGTGTAACCAGTTAACTCCCAGTATAACCAGTTAACGCACAGTGTAACCAGTTAACTCCCAGTATAACCAGTTAACGCACAGTGTAACCAGTTAACTCCCAGTATAACCAGTTAACGCACAGTGTAACCAGTTAACTCCCAGTATAACCAGTTAACGCACAGTGTAACCAGTTAACTCCCAGTATAACCAGTTAACAGTGTAACCAGTTAACTCCCAGTATAACCAGTTAACGCACAGTGTAACCAGTTAACTCCCGGTATAACCAGTTAACGCACAGTGTAACCAGTTAACTC
The sequence above is a segment of the Cheilinus undulatus linkage group 9, ASM1832078v1, whole genome shotgun sequence genome. Coding sequences within it:
- the lsm14aa gene encoding LSM14A mRNA processing body assembly factor a isoform X2, with the protein product MSSSSSSAAAAPTPFQSAGSYGLFNRAPVPAYNQFTSSPLVSPQFGPVGVGRSSPSLDPLRKSPTLDQVIQTSQSASTTAPSAPAPGHGRRSPAHGRTAPLMVGQGGQKTQQHDGVDTRRVGPGGPANRRGRGGGHRGRGRFNVRRDGPMKFEKDFDFESANAQFNKEEIDREFQSKLKLKDEKTEKSEKAVNGEDKGDSGVETQNSEGNADDECDPLGPNCYYDKSKSFFDNISCDDSRKANEKSGGAGFPRERRQTWAEERRMNAETFGIPLRQGRGRGGYRGRGGMGFRGGRGRSSSRGSFGPPQGGSGFRGGYRGNQAGREFADLSAYRKDNKVAA